The sequence TGACGAGCCGCGCGAGATACTCCTCGCCCGCTCCGGCCTCGAAGACGGCGTCGATCTCGTGGGCCAGCCGGGTGACCTTCCGGTAGAGGCTGTTCAGCCTGTACTTCTCCAGCACCGTCGTCAGCATCGCCAGCATGATGGCGAGCGCGGAAACGGCGAAGGCCTCGCTCACGCCATGGAGCAGCGCCGAGAGGCTGTTCCGGACCACGACCGAATCCTCGGAGATCTGGAAGGAGCGCAGACCCAGCAGCAGGCCCGAGAACGTGCCGATGATGCCGATGCCGGTGAAGATGCCCGGCAGGTGCTTGAAGAACTCGGCGTGCACCCGGCCGTCGACGACGGAGTGCGGGGAGAAGTAGGCTTCGGCGGGAACCGTCGATCGGATCGCGACCTCGACCATCTCGCCGGAGGCGGCATCGATCGCCTTCTGGACGTGGAGGGTCTCGCGGAACTCGCTCCAGATCGCGGCGATCTCCCTGTCGTCCTCGAAGCAGCTTCCGAGTTGTCGCTCGCCGGCGAGGCGCGCGGCGTCCAGTTTCCGGATCATGCCGTCAAGCGTGATGTCCAGAGCGCGCGCCGGGAGGAAGAAGTAGCGTCCGAACGAATACAGGCACGCGAACAGCAGTAGCGCCACCAGCGCCGGAATCACCGGAAACTCGGATACCGTCATCTCTTCATCCCCATGGCGCCATCTTGAGCGGCGTCGAGCCCGACCCCCCGATCGGATCCGGGACATGCTGCAATATTGGCGCAGACTGGTCCACGAATAACGTCTTCCGTTCTGGACGGTTAGTTTTCGGTGTGCAGTTCTATCGCACTGGAAATCCAGCGCGCTTTGCTACAGCATCCCTGCAGGGGGTGCAGATGCACGAGACGGAAGGCTGGCTGGCGCGAGTCGCCAGGCGGTTCGGCGAGATGATGGGAGGCGCGCGCGAGGAGGTGCTCGACCGCGGCGAACCGGGCGCGGCCGCCTTCGAGGCGCCGGCGGTGCCGGATCGGAGCGGCTCCGGCGGCCTGCCGCCGGGCGTGCGCCTGGACGATAACGGACGCTACGTCGTCGGAAGCTATTCCTTCTCCACCGTCGAGCAGGCGGTCAGCTATGCGGCGAGGCTGGCGCGCCCCGCATCGCCGCCGCCTCCCACGATCCGACCCGAACAGCGCGTCGCGTCGTCGCGGCCGCCGGCCCGAACCGCGGTGCAGCGGGAGGCGCCTCGCTGGGTGGGGAAGCCCACGCTGCTGACGATCGGGGGGAATGCGATCGAGGCCGACCTGGTCTACTTCGGGACGCCTCTGCGCCACGAGCCGCGGCACGACCAGAGCCGCATCGATCCCAGCTTGCCGGTTGATCCTCGCGGCGACCCTTTCGGCACCACGCTCAACTACTGGCCTTCCTACGCGGGGATGGATCCCCGGGCGCGCTGGACGTATCTCGACTGGCTCGCCGGCGGCCGGACCGGTGCCTCCACGCCGATCGGCTACGTCTTCGTTTTCTTCTACGGACTCGAGCAGCGGCTGCTGGTCGATGATGCCCGCGACGACGCGGAAGCCATCTTCACCGAAGTCCGGCGCCTCATGGCGCTCTATGGCGACAACTACTCCTTCAGGAGCTACGCTTCACGCCTCCTCGCCCTCAGCTGCCTGTACGAAGCCGACGTGGACACGCCGCCCACGCTGGCCTGCGCCCAGAACTACGACGTCGAGATGCCGCTGGATCTCAGGGTCAGGCTCGGCCGGCGCCTGCGGGACGGCAGGTCCTTCGATGCGGACGATTCGCTCCGGTGGGTCCTCTCGCTTCCGGACGTGTTCCTCAGGACGCCCGGCCAGCGATGTTTCGACGAGCTGCTTTCGCTTTGGCGCGTGCGCTTCTCGAGCCGCCATCCGGACGGCCTCGCCGTGAGAAGGCCGAAGAAGGTCATACATCACGTCTACCGAGCCGCCAGCGGGACGTTCACCTGCAACGTCTCGGTCGAGGAGCTGCCCGACATCTCCGGTACGACGGCACCGCTCCCGCTCCTGCGCGCCCTGCTCGACCCCTGCATGGAGGACCTCTCGCCGTACAGCAGGCTGCTGGGTCGCGATCCGGAGGCGCGCAACCGTCTGCGGGGCGACCTGCTGCTGCCGGTCGAGCTGCGCGCGGGGCGGCAGTCCCTTGTCGACTGCAGGGCGTCGCTGGAATCGCTGATGCTCGCGGAGGGTCCGGCCGGAGTCCGCGCCTGCGAGCTTGCGCGCGCGCTCGACGTCGACGTCGAAGCCGGATCGGAGAAGCTGGCCGCGACTACCGTGCGCATGATGATGAGCGCCCTAGACGCTCTCGACTACGGCTGCGAACCCGACCGCCGATACGGGCCGGCGCCGACTCTCCGGGCCGACAACCGGGTGAGCCTCTTCGGCTTCGCGGCCGGCGCTCCCGTCGAGCACGAGCGGGACTCCTATGCGGCTGCGCGCGGAATGGTGGAGGTCGCGATGCTCGCGGCGATGTCGGACGGCGAGGTAGTCGCGGCCGAGGTTGACGCGATCGACCGGCGACTCCGCGCGATCCCGGACCTTTCCGAGGGCGAGACGGCGCGCCTCATGGCCTACGGGCGCGCACTCGCCGCCGATCCCCCGAAGGTCAGGGCTGCGCTCAAGAAGCTGGCGGACGTACCGCCGGCGCGGCGTTCGGCACTCGCGGCTTCGGCGGTCGAGGCGGTGCTGGCCGACGGGCGTGTGCATCCCGACGAGGTCAGGTTCCTAGAAGCGCTCCACGCCGCACTCGATGTGCCGGCGGCGGCGCTGTATTCGGCGATCCATCGCGGCGCCGACGACGTCGGACCGGTGACCGTCGTCGAAGGACGACCCGAAGACATCGTCCCGATCCCGGCCGAGGCGGTCACCGCCAAGGTGGTCGCCATCGACGCGGCGCGGCTCGAGCGCATCCGGGGGGAGACGAGCAAGGTCTCCGCGCTGCTCGCGAGCATATTCGTGGAGGACGAGCCGGAGCCGTCCACGCCTGCTCCG is a genomic window of Sphingomonas nostoxanthinifaciens containing:
- a CDS encoding tellurite resistance TerB family protein, whose product is MHETEGWLARVARRFGEMMGGAREEVLDRGEPGAAAFEAPAVPDRSGSGGLPPGVRLDDNGRYVVGSYSFSTVEQAVSYAARLARPASPPPPTIRPEQRVASSRPPARTAVQREAPRWVGKPTLLTIGGNAIEADLVYFGTPLRHEPRHDQSRIDPSLPVDPRGDPFGTTLNYWPSYAGMDPRARWTYLDWLAGGRTGASTPIGYVFVFFYGLEQRLLVDDARDDAEAIFTEVRRLMALYGDNYSFRSYASRLLALSCLYEADVDTPPTLACAQNYDVEMPLDLRVRLGRRLRDGRSFDADDSLRWVLSLPDVFLRTPGQRCFDELLSLWRVRFSSRHPDGLAVRRPKKVIHHVYRAASGTFTCNVSVEELPDISGTTAPLPLLRALLDPCMEDLSPYSRLLGRDPEARNRLRGDLLLPVELRAGRQSLVDCRASLESLMLAEGPAGVRACELARALDVDVEAGSEKLAATTVRMMMSALDALDYGCEPDRRYGPAPTLRADNRVSLFGFAAGAPVEHERDSYAAARGMVEVAMLAAMSDGEVVAAEVDAIDRRLRAIPDLSEGETARLMAYGRALAADPPKVRAALKKLADVPPARRSALAASAVEAVLADGRVHPDEVRFLEALHAALDVPAAALYSAIHRGADDVGPVTVVEGRPEDIVPIPAEAVTAKVVAIDAARLERIRGETSKVSALLASIFVEDEPEPSTPAPAPKQDATSAFEGLDGPHSKLLKRLLSGPLTRSEFETAAAGMRLMPDGAIETLNEWGFDHFGEAIVEDDEETRIVPEMVGQIEPMGVAA